ACGAAGGTTCTTGGCAGAAACAACAGTTGAGCAACATTTAGATTTTATTGCACTTTTAGAAACACGACGTGATAATTTTACCTCTCAATTCCTTGCAACTCTTGCCGGAGAAATTGATTTTGATTGGCACATCTTACCTCCTAGAGGAAGATCTGGTGGGATCTTATTAGGAGTTCGATGTGAAACACTTGAGGTCCTTAACGTGGTTCGGGGTGATTTTGCGGTTAAGTTTCGGGTGAGATCAAAATTGGATGGGTTTCGATGGTCTCTCGTAGCGGTGTATGGTGCAGCACAACCTGAACTTAAACCAGATTTCCTAGCCGACTTGGTGCGGATTTGTGGAGATGAGACTCTACCGATCCTTGTCGGTGGTGACTTCAATATAATTCGGAGGAGAGATGAAAAGAACAATGACAATTTTGATAGTCGGTGGGCTATGATGTTTAATATGATTATCGAGAGTCTGAATTTGAGAGAAATTTAACTCACCGGTAGACAGTTTACTTGGGCCAACTCGTTGCCCATTCCAACGTATGAGAAGTTGGATAGGGTACTTGCTAGTGTGGAATGGGAACAAAAATATCCTTTGGTGTCAGTTCATGCGATTCAAAGAGCGGTCTCAGATCATACACCATTGCTTGTAGACTCGGGCGAGGCCACTAACGTTGCGAATAAGAATGCTTTCTCTTTCGAACTTAGTTGGTTCGAGAAATAAAACTTCTTGGAGATCATCGCCCATGAATGGGCCATTCCGGTTAGTGGAAACACTAGTCTTGAGAGATGGCAAAATAAGATACGACATATGAGACAGTTCTTGCGAGGTTGGGCCAGAAACGAAAGTGGGATTTACAAACAAGAAAAAGAGAGACTGACTAGTTTAATTGAAGCTTTAGATTTAAAAGCAGAAAGTGCCCTGCTTACGGTGAATGAGCAAAGTTCTAAGTCCGAAGCTGAGCTAAGCCTTCGAGCGCTTCTTAGAGAAGAGGAGCTCAAATGGGCACTACGCGCCAAAGTGCTTAAGGTTGTCCAAGGGGATGACAATAcacaatttttccatatgattgcgaatggcaaacataggaagaagaaaatTATTCAGCTGGAACAGGACAAGGGGACAATTATAGGGCATGAGAACCTGAAGGCATATATCTCTAATTATTATAAACAACTCTTTGGACATCCGAAAGCAAGTACGGTGTCCCTAGACGAGTCTGTAATCGGTGATATTCCGCAGCTACAGGTAGAAGAGAACGATATTTTGGTTGCACCGTTTACTGAGAAAGAGGTTCTTGATGCAATCTCACAAATGAAATCGAATAAAGCACAAGGACCAGATGGGTTTCTAGCTGAtttctataagaaatgttggcatattattaagggtgatcttatgcctatgtttcaggATTTCTTTAATGATCATTTAGAGCTGTTTCATCTTAACTTTGGCATGATTACGCTATTGCCAAAGAAAGAAGAGGCAGTTCGAATTGAACAATTCAGGCCAATCTGTCTTCTCAATgtgagtttcaaaatcttcacaaaAGTGGGTACTAATAGACTGACACAGATCACCCATTCAGTGGTACAATCGAGCCAAACAGCGTTCATGCCAGGACGACATATACTAGAGGGGGTGGTCATGTTGCATGAAACGCTACATGAAATTCATTCAAAGAAGctagatggggttatcttcaaagtggattttgagaaggcgtatGATAAAGTTAAGTGGTCTTTCCTACAACAGGCAATGCGCATGAAAGGTTTTAGTGAGGTCTGGCGGAACCAAGTGGGTTCTCAAGTCCAGAAGGGAAGTGTCGGAATCAAGGTTAATGATGACATCGGTCATTTTTTTCCGACACACAAGTGTTTGAGACAAGGAGATTCCATGTCTCCTCTCTTGTTTAATATCGTGGCCAATATGTTAGCCATTCTTattggcaaggccaagcagcatgGCCAAGTGGAGGGGTTAGTCCCTCATCTGGTTGATGGAGGAGTATCCATCTTACAATATGCTGACGACACTATCCTATTAATGGAACATGACATTGCTAAGGCGTGTAATATGAAACTTATTCTCTGTCTTTTCGAACAATTGTCTGGTTTAAAGATAAACTTTCACAAAagtgagttgttctgttttggGTAGGCCAAAGACGAACAAGACACATATAGACAATTGTTCGGGTGTGAATTGGGTTCTTTACCATTCACTTATTTGGGTATACCGATTCATCACCGTAAGTTATCcaataaagaatggaaatgtatcGAAGATCGAATAGAAAAAAAGCTtagttgctggaagggtaagctaaTGTCTTATGGAGGTCGGCTAGTGTTGATTAACTCAGTACTGACTAGTATGTCGATGTTCCTTCTATCGTCCTTCAAAATTCCGAAAGGGGTACGGAAAcgacttgatttctttagatctcggttcttctggcagtcagatgaggccaagaggaaataccgtCTCGCGCGTTGGGACATTCTTTGTCGACCAAAAGACCAGGGTGGTCTCGGTATTGAGAACTTAGAAATCAAGAACAAGTGCCTCATGAGTAAATGGCTCTACAGGTTAGAGACAGAGTCGGACGACATGTGGGCACAGATTTTGCGTAATAAATACCTCCAGTCCAAAACACTCGCTCAGGTTACCATCAGACCAACAGACTCGCCATTCTGGAAAGGTCTTATGCGGGTAAAGGACTTGTTCTTTCGGAGGGTCAAATTCCTggttggcaatgggatgtcaacaaggttttgggaggatacgtggttagGAGAGACGCCCCTATCCGTACAATATCCTACCTTGTATAACATTGTGCAACGGAAGGAGGATTACGTAGGCACAGTTTTACATACGATCCCCTTAAATATTCAATTCAGACGAGCACTAGTTGGTGAGCGATGGAATGCATGGATGCACCTGGTTCGGAGATTGATGGATGTTCAACTCTCTGATCAATTGGACTCCATGCAATGTAAGCTAGCTAAGAATGGGATTTTTACGGTAAAAACTTTCTATATGGATTTGATTAATTCTGGCCCAGTCCCGAGATCGTTGCATATTTGGAAGATTAAGGTTCCTTTGCGCattaaaatctttatgtggtttgtccacaagcaagtcatTCTTACAAAGGAGAACTTAATCAAGAGGCGATGGGTAGGTAGTCCacgatgttgcttttgtgatcatgatgaaacaatacaacatttatttcTTGAATGCCCATTGGCCAAATTGCTTTGGAGAATGATTCATATAGCCTTCAACATTACTCCTCCAGTTGAGATTGCATCGTTGTTTGGAATGTGGTTAACTGAGGTCGAACATACTATAGCGACACGTATTTGGATTGGAATTTGTGCGCTATTGTGGGCTATATGGAATTGCAGGAATGATTTGATTTTTAATAGACAACACAATTTAATattcttgcaggttatcttcagagaggctttggttactgggtgcaaccagtgggagatggtcgcacgggctatattcaaccggttcggatggcggtcGCATAACAGGATAGTAGTCTAGGGAGCTTATCCTTATTTATTGCCATTCCGGTTGAGATTGTTAGCATGAACTTTGCTTTACTTTTTTTTTGCTCCACTTGCGAGCTATAAGATGACTTTGTTATACTTTGCGACTTCTTAATAATATGGttgcatgcatcattatgatgcagaggccgggggtatgcCTCCATTTTCAAAAAATAATATACGGACGATAACTGTGGAGGTTAGACAGTCGGCAATTCAGAAATAACATGGTCGGTTCGTTCATCCTTGCAGGTATGCAGTGGAATATTTTACCAAAATCAGTATGACCACACAACACTGATGGCCGACAACTTTGATCCTGAATCAGTATCTCGCATTGGAATGATTGACGAAAAATTTCTCTATTCTTGAATCTGACTAATCTTTATGAGTGCAAATTTCAGTCACTTTCAGGTTTGCTGCTTTGACTTCTCATGCATGAATTTAATTTCCATATACATTGTCCATGTATGACCCATTTGGCTATATTTTCATTAGCATATAGTCAAAGGCTCACCATTGGGAGATGGCATGATAAGTGAGTGGCTTAAATATATATGAATGACATAATAGTGAATTATATATAGTGCACTTTGGACAAGTTAAGAGTATATGTTCAGAATTCATATAGCAATGATTCAACATATAATTTCTTTATTAAAACTATAATAAGGTATCAGTTGCATCCAAATGAAAAGGGAATTGAATACTTGCATGATCGTTCAAGTTCTATAAACAGAATATGAAACTTCAAATTCGCATGAACAGaaaagagagaattccttatttggccctttttTAAAATCTGCTGCCCTTTTTGGCCCTAACAAAACATTTCTTACTTTTTTGACATCCAAACTTCATTTTGTTCCCTCAATGACATTTTCGTTAGTTTTGGCCACTAAGACGGTCAGGTGCAACCTAAAAAGTCTTTTTTACCCCTGCTTTAGTTCACTAGTAAAAAGGAAGAAAGCGTTATGACCGAAACTACTTGATTGATAGATAGAATAAATCCACGATAAGCTGGTATGCATACGTGCAaagttagggcctctttgattcgtaggattttgaaaacataggaataggataagTGTAGGGTTGGAGTGGCATGCCCATTTGAATCCTATAGAATTAGCAATGATTGTTTGATGCCacgggaaaaacaaaggaattgtaaaaagaggttCGAGTGGATGTTaaatttcctatgaaatgtagtacagaagattccataggaaaaattcctatgggatccaatcctatgaatcaaaggaccaacataggaaaaaatcctaaggatttcaatcctccagaaatcctataaaattcctttgaatcaaagaagcccttagccTTAAACAAACACACAGACAACTTGATTGTTCTCAACTACCGGGCCGTGTGCGTGGTGTCCGCCTGTCCGGCTACTCGTGTTCAACAGTAAGCGTTCTCTCCGTTCACGTCTGCCTGCCGTGTGCGTGGTGTATACGTCTTTTGTACGCACAGGTCAGTTTAGTTAGCTATAAGGAAAAAATTTTGAAACACATAGATGCAAGATATCTGTGAACATCTTTAAGAAAATTGGTGAACTGATTTCTTTTTTACTTAGATATCCGGGATAGTCAAATAGTGCAGTAGGGGTAAAATGGTCTTTGTATCTCACACTTAACACTGTGAGTGGCAAAAATAGACGGAAATGTCATTGAGGGGACAAAATGAAGTTTAAGTATCAAAAAGAGAAGAAACTTTTGTTTTGGGCCAAAAAGGGAAGCAAATTTTAAGGAAGGgctaaataaggaattctctcaacaGAAAATGGTTGGTAGCTGCAAAAAAAGTCGAACAGAAAAGTGAACTCAATGATTACATAACATTGAAATAGATGCCTAgagttactttattatctctatgttACAATCTGAAATAACTTGGTTTATTCGTGTATGCTAGCAGTATGCAGTGAAGGCATtcttttctatcattcccaaattaATATGACCTTGCACAACAACGATGGCGGACAACATTCACGTCTGACGGACGGAGATTTGTATCTACTCTTCAATCCATCTAATGTTTATCATTGCAACACATAACATGCATATTTTGCTTGCACCTCTTTTACCTGTGTAATTCTGTACATATCTCTAACACATGTTTTTGATACACTAATAATTTACTGCAGGTTGAGCATTTATCTCTgaacttattttccttttcttcataatattgctgATAAGCTTTTTCATCTTTCGATTCTTAGCCATTAATTCCATGGACAATGCTACCTCCCAATACAAAGTCTTCAGGGAACAATGGTGTGAACAAAACTAAGTGGAATTTTACCATACAAAACTGCAGGCATGCGAGATGCTCTCTCTATTTCACCCTCACTGGTTACTATGCTAAGACATGCATCAACTTGGTTTGATTTCCTAAAAGGGGGCACGAAGCCCACCACAGCATGTAACCATGCATTCTCGCATGCGACTTATATTCTGTTTATACATATATTCCCTTTTAGTTCTCATATATATTAAATATTCATCTTCCATGCAAACAAATCTCACTAACATATGTCACAACCAATTCCCGCAGCGATGCGCGGAGTATCATCTAGTTTTTTTTAACATGACCTTTTATTGAAGTTCAATCCAAACACTTTCTTTTTTTATAATTATTTGGTCACACGGTCTCGTATACttaaaaaaaggaagaaaactgAGAACACTTGCATGCTGTTGGTTTTGCACTAGCTATACTTATTTTTACAACACATTGTGCATTTCTTAGTAACAGGGTTTCCGCAACAAAGGTGTATGTCTCTATCTAGTTGTGACAAAGTCGTGCCATTTCAAGCAGAATGCCTCATTTCACCATGGAACTttcatttctttttctatttttccaaAATGAAAAGACAGATCCACTTATTAGTACGATATGTTAACTCAGAGGCGTTCATTATGGGTGTGCCAACTTCAACTTTTCTCATTTTTATCAATTTCAGTCAACTTCAATTGATGACATGACAAGGCGAAAGGTGAGCCTGAAGAGGAAGAGGGCGCGGGTGCTCGTTGCCTGCGGAGGCTAGAACCGTAGTGGCATCGTCCTACGAGCACGGAGGAGAAGGGGAAAACGGGCATGCGGACAAAAGGAGGCGGTCCCGCTGTCAAAACAGAAAGAGAGTGCGTGGATCACCATGATCTGTCTGGCAGACTGAAAACATAAGATCTTCCAAGACTGCTCTCAAATCACCTATTCACTCGCGTTGAATGAACAGTGCACCCCGTGCTTCTAATTTCTAACCAAATGCGCGTTGAATGAACAATGCACCCCGTGCATCTAATTTCTAACCAAATTCTAACCATATACATCGCTTTCAGCCGTTGGATCTTCATGCGTAGATAGCCCATATGTATTATAAGGTACTCTAAAGTTTAGTCCAAAGGATAAAACCAAATGACTGCCAACATTGTCCAGCTCCAGTTCGAACACATTTAGAGTTCTTTCGCTTATCAACTCAATGAACTAAATATTTACCGGCTTaatctcttgaaggtgctcataatGATACAGGGATACGATGTGCGAGCATGCATTCATGGGGTGAGTATACATCTGTTGTTTAATTATGATCATGGGATCTGCATTTGTGTTGTATTTCTAAAAAAAACTATTTAGTCAAGCATACTCTATGATTTTCCATGCTAACTATGTTTCATAAAGTTACATTTTGGTCAAACTCTCAGCACAATCATTTGAAAAATAACAATTAATAATCCGGGGTAGTACATATATATAAACTAAAACCATGCATACATATATGTCACCAGCAAGCCATGAGGAAAGAGCAACAGAAACAGAAAAttgacaaaaattggcataataaacatCATAAAGTATACAAAAGGTGTCGAGCGAATTCAAGTGCTGCGCACGGACATTAATTGGTTAAATTACGCACGGCTCGACCATGCAGTCGTCGACATCGAGCGACCTGGCCAGCACGTCGGTTGGAACCGGCGGCGGCGAGCCAATGTACAATGCATCAGCCAACTTCTGCGTGCCCGGAAGCTGGCTGTTGAAGGCCGATATGGCGGCGGCGGGGGAACCATTGTTGTTCCTCTCAAAGTGGACGAGGCCGCGTGGAAGACAAACATTTCCCCTTTGCAGACGGTGCGAGCGACAAACTTGCCGGAGCTGGTGAAGAAGCCGACGTCGAGGGAGCcctcgaggacgaagaggagttcgCTGGCCCGCGGGTGGGTGTGTGGCGGGTTTGCACCCCACGGTGCGTAGTCGACGCGAGACATGGACATGTTAGACAAATAACCCGTGCATGCATACGTGAGCTAGCTAAACGTGAGTGCATGCATGTATTAGCTGCGTGTAGTGTGTGCGTGTTCTGTTGACGGGAATCGGGGGAGCGTTGGAGTCGGTCCTGGCGGGCAGGCATGACCTGGGCATGTACGTGCATGTCGCCGGGGGCCGTGGATGGCGCGGGCTGGATCAAGTGCTCAGCGTGATCTGAGACGTGGGTACCTGCCCGGCGAGTCCCAGGGTATAAATACCCCTGCGTTGTAACAGATGGATCTGGAGTTTGTTGCTCGAGGCGAAAGAGAAACGGCCGTTCGTGCGGCCAGCGGCGTACGTGCGTCGGGGCAAACTCTTGCTGTGTTCTTCTCGTTCTTCTTGCTTCTTTCTTCTACgtctgtgcaagagagagagagagccgaaGGTGAGGAGGAGAGCTAGGGCTAGACACCAACAGGACACGCCCAGTGTGTTGAGCCCTGGGACTTTGTCTATGTTCGGCGTCGgctaaggccggcggtggcggcgttaTCTGCGTCATTCTCTTCTTGAAGACATcgtcgtggagaagttcaaggccactctctgctatcTCCGGGGGAAACTCCAAatcggatgatcggatgacggtggcgctctggtgtcgttcctcccttgggggtgtcattcttggaggtacacacgtgatcgagggaccagaggatGAATTCTTTGGTGGAGCAATGATTCATCCTACgcactgatggcgacggatcttgacggtgtggcgcagtgcagattcggagttcgctgtgggaggatggactcgcgcaggaggatgacgctgtcgggcgtcgtggtggcgtcgatggcagagagacctagCACGGTACATGCAaccgtacaactctgaagatggattggtggcaggtggctgcggcggcctcatacccggcaggcgtcctggttgaggagtgcgccggactagtaggtgccccatacccggcaggcgtcctggttgggaccccaggtcttagatgtttaggtttggttgcgatgtctgtttggtactaggctcagactatctgcgccccttcatcaattggataggtgtagcgacagttgttgcttagacggtggctttagtcttgttGTTGTATAGCTTTGTAAGgttttgtgagaataattaataaagtgaccgtatgcatcgcccagatgcagaggccagagGTCATcttctttttctaaaaaaaacctcTTGAAGATGCTCATAGTGGTACAGGGATAGGATGTGTGAGCATGCGTTCGTGGCGTGAGTGTACGTCTGTTGTTTATGAGCATGGGATCTGCACTTGTATTGTGTTTCTAAAAAAACTGTTTAGTCAAGCATACTTTATGATTTTCCATGCTAGCTATGTCTCATAAAGTTGCATTTTGGTTAAACTCTCAGCACAATCATTTCAACAATAATAATTAATAATCTGGGGTAGTACATATATAGGAGTATAAACCAAaaccatacatacatatatatcacCAGCAAGCAATGAAGAAAAAGCAACAGTAAACAGCGAAATgacaaaaaatggcataataagcaTCATAAAGTATACAAAAGGTGACGAGCGAATTCAAGTGCTGCGCGCGAGATTAAGTTGTTAAATTACGCATGGCTCGACCATGCAGTCGTCGACATCGAGCGCCCTGGCCAGCATGTCGGATGGAACCGGCGGCGAGGCAGTGTACAATGCCTGAGCCAACTTCTGCGTGCCCGGAAGCTGGCTGTTGAAGGCCGATATGGCGGCGGCGGGAGAACCATTGTTGTTCTTCTGAAAGTGGACGAGGCCGCGTGGGAAGACAAACATTTCCCCTTTGCAGACGGTGCGAGCGATAAACTTGCCGGTACTGGTGATGAATCCAACGTCCAGGGAGCCCTCGAGGACGAAGAGGAGCTCGCTGGCCCGCGGGTGGGTGTGCGGCGGGTTCGCGCCCCATGGTGCGTAGTCGATGCGAGACATGGACACGCCCATGGTGTTGAGCCCCGGGACCTTGTCTACGGTCGCCGCCGTTACCACGGAGCCTGACGGGTTGCCGCCCGTGCTGCCAGGGACGGACAGCACATCGGAGAAGAAGTCGTTTGCCATCGTGCTCTCCGGCCTCTTGCACGGGTACCCGTTCAGCCGCAGTGCTGCACACAAGCACGTACGTATGCACATTTGACCCGTTCATTATCCATAGAAGCAAGTATTGGACAGATAGTGTACATGGACGATCACACTTACGGCCGTCGAGTGATTTGTAGTCGGCGACGCACAGGTCCTGGAGCATGTCGGGGTCGCCGGCGAGCAAGGGCGCGGCGAGGGCCAGGAGCATGGCGTAGGCGGCGAGGAGGACAGTCGGGTGCTGCTTGCTCGCCATTGTCAAGTACTGCTTCGATGCTTGGTCTTCACTCTTGAACTTAGCTGTGAGAGTGGAGATGAGGAGCTGTGAGAATGGAGATGAGGAT
The Triticum dicoccoides isolate Atlit2015 ecotype Zavitan chromosome 3A, WEW_v2.0, whole genome shotgun sequence genome window above contains:
- the LOC119273483 gene encoding germin-like protein 1-3, translated to MASKQHPTVLLAAYAMLLALAAPLLAGDPDMLQDLCVADYKSLDGPLRLNGYPCKRPESTMANDFFSDVLSVPGSTGGNPSGSVVTAATVDKVPGLNTMGVSMSRIDYAPWGANPPHTHPRASELLFVLEGSLDVGFITSTGKFIARTVCKGEMFVFPRGLVHFQKNNNGSPAAAISAFNSQLPGTQKLAQALYTASPPVPSDMLARALDVDDCMVEPCVI